In Pseudobacter ginsenosidimutans, the following are encoded in one genomic region:
- a CDS encoding SusC/RagA family TonB-linked outer membrane protein: protein MKLAIFLLTAAIFQAHGNTFAQKVTLSGKEITLKQVFAAIEKQTDYVVFSNESFLSGSHKVSVTVHEVSVEELLNLVLKDQPIQYSIRNKTIILSQKVIVPKSITEFLRGEPPPIVINGVIRAVEGEFLAGVSVRVKGSSNGVTTDGKGIFQIKSSAENFVLQISMIGYETSEITIKKVENDYQVKSSSAGFTADTKTPGQIILSLNLKKSVSQLDEMQVTAYGKTSRRMAISNIGSIKGEDIEKMPVMTATEAMIGRVPGLSIQRMSGNSSAPVRVVIRGRNSLNRNTDPLYVVDGIPLVYLNASTTTGSIGISTGPVQAGQTNSVGENPLFSINPRDIERIDVLKDADGIAIYGSRGANGVILITTKKAKAGPTRLSIDVQRGIKFNQRYPQLPDTKEYLAVRREAFRNDGILPDIYNAPDLMLWDTTKYTDWRRELVGIGNTTTVNASVSGGMSQTNYRLSGSYASEQEILNLDGKNQRTTFASSIGHASVDQKFRLNAGTNLSFSDIKVYGMGALPGSLPPNAPDIYNEKGEFNFEPYRDQYQSVFPFSPLKRPSVSKTTIFAANIALQYEVTKELIVSTTIGYNYSNNENNTIVPAASLDPAFRVVSSANYGSTVNKGWQVEPQLQYKKLIGKGDLSVQVIGNLNNVVTNSRLTFAQMFPNDALMKSATNARLVMSQDAFKQYRYISGSALINYSWDGKYIIKLSGRRDGSSRFGPGKQFGNFGSLGLGWNISEEKWMKRIMPSWFNYLKLSGNTGIVGGDVYSDYEYLSHWGNSFLSGSSYLLPNYNGTMAFHVQRPLNQDYRWEGSRRSDIMLSMGFLKDKITFTINAYKNLSKNKITNLDQPLYTGFAQVLGNSLAAVQNKGVEITLGVKLVNKEDWHVSLDFNVSTNKNTLADYPGLESSPDKGLYKVGASMDARYLLKYTGIDPLTGSFTFEDANKDGRVTTGQGFPLSALDDRRILIDMNDKYYGGLVVNAGYKRISLSTNFSFTNKYRPNPLFQGLPGEQINFILPEEVKNNHWQKPGDIVKFPRYTTRVTELGPFQNSDGYYVKVKYLRMVSLNLAYSLPEKWLSKTGIKSAGFAIGTGNIFTLSSFKGFDPDVDGVTNTIPISRVITTSLRLSF from the coding sequence ATGAAATTGGCTATTTTCCTGCTCACCGCCGCAATTTTCCAGGCCCATGGAAATACTTTCGCACAGAAAGTGACCCTGAGCGGCAAGGAGATCACGCTGAAACAGGTGTTTGCCGCAATAGAAAAGCAAACAGACTATGTGGTCTTCTCCAATGAAAGTTTTCTCTCCGGATCGCATAAGGTATCGGTGACGGTGCATGAGGTCAGCGTGGAGGAATTGCTCAATCTTGTATTGAAAGATCAGCCGATACAATACAGTATCCGGAACAAGACCATCATACTTTCGCAGAAGGTCATCGTTCCAAAATCCATTACAGAATTCCTGCGTGGCGAGCCGCCGCCGATTGTGATCAATGGAGTGATCAGGGCAGTGGAAGGAGAATTCCTGGCAGGTGTGTCTGTGCGGGTCAAAGGCAGCTCCAATGGGGTTACTACTGATGGGAAGGGAATATTCCAGATAAAAAGCAGTGCAGAGAATTTTGTTTTGCAGATAAGTATGATCGGGTATGAAACCTCCGAGATCACTATCAAAAAAGTGGAAAACGATTACCAGGTGAAATCATCCAGTGCCGGTTTCACGGCAGATACAAAAACACCAGGACAGATCATATTATCCCTTAACCTGAAAAAATCTGTGAGCCAGCTGGATGAAATGCAGGTGACTGCTTATGGCAAAACTTCCAGGAGAATGGCCATTAGTAATATTGGTTCCATCAAGGGAGAGGATATAGAAAAAATGCCGGTAATGACTGCCACGGAAGCCATGATCGGAAGAGTACCTGGTCTTAGCATACAACGGATGTCGGGAAACAGTTCCGCTCCTGTTCGGGTAGTGATACGCGGTAGAAACTCCCTGAACCGTAATACCGATCCGCTGTATGTAGTGGATGGCATTCCATTGGTATATCTCAACGCATCCACCACTACGGGCTCTATTGGTATTTCTACCGGGCCGGTGCAGGCAGGCCAGACCAATTCTGTAGGCGAAAACCCATTGTTTAGTATCAACCCGAGGGATATCGAACGTATAGATGTATTGAAAGATGCGGATGGTATTGCTATTTATGGATCCAGGGGAGCCAATGGCGTTATTCTGATCACCACCAAAAAAGCCAAAGCCGGACCAACCCGATTGAGCATCGATGTACAACGCGGGATCAAATTCAACCAGAGATATCCACAGCTTCCGGACACAAAGGAATACCTGGCCGTACGCAGGGAAGCTTTCAGGAATGATGGAATATTGCCCGATATTTATAACGCACCAGACCTGATGCTATGGGATACTACAAAATATACAGACTGGCGTCGCGAGCTGGTGGGTATAGGCAATACAACTACTGTGAATGCCAGCGTATCTGGTGGGATGTCGCAAACCAATTACAGGCTATCCGGCTCGTATGCCAGCGAGCAGGAAATACTGAACCTCGATGGTAAAAATCAGCGGACTACTTTTGCTTCATCCATCGGACATGCCAGTGTTGATCAGAAATTCAGACTGAATGCTGGCACCAATTTGTCTTTTTCTGATATCAAGGTTTATGGAATGGGGGCATTACCTGGATCACTGCCACCCAATGCGCCCGATATTTATAATGAAAAAGGGGAATTCAATTTTGAACCTTACAGGGATCAATACCAAAGCGTATTTCCGTTCAGTCCACTGAAACGTCCCTCTGTCAGCAAAACAACAATTTTTGCTGCAAATATTGCTCTCCAGTATGAGGTCACCAAAGAGCTGATTGTTTCCACGACAATTGGTTATAATTACTCCAATAATGAAAACAATACCATCGTACCTGCTGCTTCATTGGATCCCGCTTTCAGGGTTGTTTCCAGCGCCAACTACGGATCAACCGTCAATAAAGGCTGGCAGGTAGAGCCCCAGCTTCAATACAAAAAGCTTATCGGAAAAGGCGATCTGTCTGTGCAAGTGATCGGTAACCTGAATAATGTGGTAACGAACAGCCGCCTCACATTTGCACAGATGTTTCCCAACGACGCCCTGATGAAATCTGCTACCAATGCGAGGCTTGTGATGTCTCAGGATGCGTTTAAGCAATACCGGTATATATCAGGTTCCGCGCTCATCAACTATTCCTGGGACGGAAAATATATAATCAAACTGAGTGGCAGAAGGGACGGTTCATCCAGGTTCGGACCAGGCAAGCAGTTCGGCAATTTCGGATCTCTGGGCCTGGGCTGGAATATTTCAGAAGAAAAATGGATGAAAAGGATCATGCCCTCCTGGTTCAACTATTTGAAACTGTCAGGAAATACCGGTATTGTTGGAGGTGACGTCTATTCAGATTATGAATATTTGTCGCACTGGGGAAATTCTTTTCTTTCCGGTTCCAGCTATCTGCTGCCGAATTATAATGGAACAATGGCTTTCCATGTTCAAAGACCACTGAACCAGGATTACAGATGGGAAGGGTCCAGGCGTTCAGATATCATGTTGAGCATGGGTTTTCTAAAAGATAAGATTACGTTTACCATCAACGCATATAAAAACCTCTCAAAGAATAAGATCACTAATCTGGACCAACCATTGTATACTGGTTTTGCACAGGTGCTAGGGAATTCACTGGCAGCTGTTCAAAACAAAGGAGTTGAAATTACCCTGGGTGTGAAGCTGGTTAACAAGGAGGATTGGCATGTTTCTCTGGATTTCAATGTGAGTACCAACAAAAATACCCTGGCAGATTATCCGGGTCTGGAAAGTTCACCAGACAAAGGGTTATATAAAGTAGGCGCATCAATGGATGCACGTTATCTCCTTAAATATACGGGGATCGATCCGTTGACAGGCTCATTCACTTTCGAGGATGCTAACAAGGATGGAAGAGTAACAACAGGACAGGGATTCCCTCTATCTGCACTGGACGACAGGCGTATCCTGATCGATATGAATGATAAATACTATGGTGGTTTGGTAGTCAACGCGGGGTACAAAAGAATTTCGTTGAGCACCAACTTCTCTTTCACCAATAAATATCGTCCCAATCCTTTGTTCCAGGGATTACCGGGTGAGCAGATAAATTTTATTCTGCCGGAGGAGGTCAAAAACAATCACTGGCAAAAGCCCGGCGATATAGTGAAATTCCCCAGGTATACCACCAGGGTGACTGAGCTCGGACCCTTTCAGAACTCTGACGGGTATTATGTAAAAGTGAAATACCTCCGCATGGTAAGCCTGAACCTGGCTTATTCCCTGCCGGAAAAATGGCTCAGTAAAACAGGTATCAAATCTGCCGGCTTTGCAATCGGCACAGGGAACATTTTTACACTTTCTTCATTCAAAGGTTTTGATCCGGATGTGGATGGCGTAACCAATACAATTCCCATCTCAAGGGTGATCACCACCAGTTTAAGACTCTCCTTCTAA
- a CDS encoding FecR family protein: MLADQLKILIERFLDESITAAEKAQLASMLEEDAHADAFKNILSDELKQRRFELEPDEETGRLIRNQVLLQIHSSEEENTQAPVRNIRRNRLWYWAAASALVLITSGIVLFSIQEKANPVIETVKSVDIPAGREGAILTLADGSQLVLDSLRNGKIAEQNGSDIHLSNGAMTYEPKEDLDSKVTFNTMTTPKGRQFQFTLPDGTKVWLNAASSLKYPTAFTGKQRAVQLTGEAYFEVAADMRKPFIVTANQKAEVEVLGTEFNINSYDNEIDIKATLVNGMVKVKNISTAVPASVNKEMLLKPGQQAIVIPAPAGNYPAITIDQSADIEKITAWKKGLFNFEGSSLVEVMKELERWYDIEVSYEGSPPAIRFYGKMGKDLSLKDLLDALDMSKVKFVIEGKKLIVKK; this comes from the coding sequence ATGTTAGCAGATCAACTCAAAATACTGATAGAACGTTTCCTGGATGAAAGCATCACGGCAGCTGAGAAAGCCCAGTTGGCTTCAATGCTGGAGGAGGATGCCCATGCAGATGCTTTCAAAAACATCCTCTCCGATGAATTGAAGCAACGTCGCTTTGAACTGGAACCCGATGAGGAAACCGGCCGGTTGATCCGCAACCAGGTACTGCTTCAAATACATTCATCAGAAGAAGAAAATACACAGGCACCAGTCCGCAACATACGCAGAAATAGGCTCTGGTATTGGGCTGCCGCCAGCGCACTGGTACTGATCACAAGTGGTATAGTACTGTTTTCTATTCAGGAAAAAGCGAATCCTGTTATTGAAACTGTGAAGTCCGTTGATATTCCCGCAGGTAGGGAAGGAGCGATCCTTACATTGGCAGACGGTTCCCAACTGGTGCTGGACTCCCTCCGCAACGGAAAGATTGCAGAACAGAACGGCAGCGATATCCATCTTTCCAATGGCGCCATGACCTATGAACCCAAAGAAGATCTCGATTCAAAGGTCACTTTCAATACTATGACCACTCCCAAGGGCAGGCAGTTCCAGTTCACTTTACCCGATGGCACCAAAGTATGGTTGAATGCCGCCAGCTCCTTAAAATATCCTACTGCTTTTACCGGAAAACAGCGTGCTGTACAGCTTACCGGCGAAGCTTATTTTGAGGTGGCCGCTGATATGCGCAAACCATTCATCGTTACTGCCAATCAAAAAGCGGAAGTGGAAGTGCTCGGCACTGAGTTCAACATCAATTCCTACGACAATGAAATTGATATCAAAGCCACGCTGGTGAATGGTATGGTGAAAGTGAAAAATATTTCAACAGCAGTTCCGGCATCAGTCAATAAGGAAATGTTGTTGAAGCCGGGTCAGCAGGCAATTGTGATACCTGCACCGGCTGGTAACTACCCTGCTATCACCATTGACCAGAGTGCTGATATCGAAAAGATCACTGCCTGGAAAAAGGGATTGTTCAATTTCGAGGGTTCGTCACTGGTAGAAGTGATGAAAGAACTGGAGAGATGGTATGATATCGAAGTGAGCTATGAAGGAAGTCCGCCTGCCATCAGGTTTTATGGAAAAATGGGCAAGGATCTGTCTTTGAAAGACCTGCTGGACGCGCTGGATATGTCGAAAGTTAAGTTTGTGATCGAAGGAAAGAAACTGATCGTAAAAAAATAA
- a CDS encoding RNA polymerase sigma factor, whose translation MSQTLYTPHQLFLQIAEGDEAAFTLLLDKYWNLIYSQSMAYLKDRFKAQDIVQEVFLAIWKSRHKLPEVESPEDYLFIIARNKIFNEVRKKVAEPITDNIEQYYAEQQLRPDRQFDHSEINTLLQDAISQLPPQRRRIFEMSRNEGLTYEAIASQLGISRETVKVQMVKALSFLRQYIRTHIPLYLFLKFFFNE comes from the coding sequence TTGAGCCAGACCCTATATACGCCCCATCAACTTTTCCTTCAGATCGCAGAAGGGGATGAAGCTGCGTTCACATTGCTGCTGGACAAATACTGGAACCTGATCTACAGTCAGTCCATGGCTTATTTGAAAGACAGGTTCAAGGCCCAGGACATCGTTCAGGAAGTGTTCCTCGCCATCTGGAAGAGTCGTCATAAGCTGCCGGAAGTGGAAAGTCCGGAAGACTATCTCTTTATCATCGCCCGCAACAAGATCTTCAACGAGGTCAGGAAAAAAGTAGCAGAGCCCATCACGGATAATATCGAGCAATACTATGCTGAGCAACAGTTGCGCCCCGACCGGCAGTTCGATCACAGCGAGATCAACACCCTGCTGCAGGATGCCATCTCCCAACTACCGCCGCAGCGCAGGCGTATCTTTGAAATGAGCCGTAATGAAGGACTGACCTACGAAGCCATCGCCAGCCAGCTCGGGATCAGCCGGGAAACCGTGAAAGTCCAAATGGTGAAAGCCCTCTCTTTCCTCCGCCAATATATCCGCACGCATATTCCACTTTATCTTTTTTTGAAATTTTTTTTCAACGAGTAA